From one Triticum aestivum cultivar Chinese Spring chromosome 4B, IWGSC CS RefSeq v2.1, whole genome shotgun sequence genomic stretch:
- the LOC123094879 gene encoding calcium-binding protein CP1: MCPGGRYAGLDLPAAAGAGNLRPAFDVLDADHDGRISRDDLKTFYANAGATDERFDDDDIEAMIAAADADLDGFVQYHEFEGLLGRAAKAGADSGCRSAMEDAFRLMDRDGDGKVGFEDLKAYLGWAGMPVADDEIRAMISMAADGDGGVGLEALARILAVDFDAIV; this comes from the coding sequence ATGTGTCCCGGCGGCAGGTACGCGGGCCTtgacctccccgccgccgccggcgcgggGAACCTGCGGCCGGCGTTCGACGTGCTGGACGCGGACCACGACGGCCGCATCAGCCGCGACGACCTCAAGACCTTCTACGCCAACGCCGGCGCCACCGACGAGCGCTTCGACGACGACGACATCGAGGCCATgatcgccgccgccgacgccgacctCGACGGCTTCGTGCAGTACCACGAGTTCGAGGGCCTCCTTGGCCGCGCAGCTAAGGCGGGGGCGGACAGCGGCTGCCGCTCCGCGATGGAGGACGCCTTCCGGCTAATGGACCGCGACGGGGACGGCAAGGTCGGGTTCGAGGACCTCAAGGCCTACCTCGGGTGGGCCGGGATGCCGGTCGCCGACGACGAGATCCGCGCCATGATAAGTATGGCTgctgacggcgacggcggcgtggggcTCGAGGCGCTCGCCAGAATACTCGCCGTGGACTTTGATGCCATCGTCTGA